In Ictalurus punctatus breed USDA103 unplaced genomic scaffold, Coco_2.0 tig00006687, whole genome shotgun sequence, a single window of DNA contains:
- the dtwd1 gene encoding tRNA-uridine aminocarboxypropyltransferase 1 isoform X2 has protein sequence MSQTGQDRQAHGESVKKDDGCADGSEECVRRKKMEEEEDNDDEDPLRGLVLSPHTVLDEAHHTGRLKCSTCGSSRLLYCYTCCCLVGLNPQLIPNVKLPVKIDIIKHPNETDGKSTAVHAKLIAPDHVSIYTYPCIPELNTHNVVLVFPGPDSMTVQQLADYISQNKRKRGAERSAEERDTKKPRLEEMIDSSHSHTHSRTHTSENTEHTQEDTRPVQRVIFIDSTWNQTTKIISDERLQDLPRVELKSRKTCFWRHQRGSPDTYLATIEAIYYFLKDFHIHCLGREYRGEYDNLLFFYTFLHKLIRKAKQGRV, from the exons ATGTCTCAAACAGGACAGGACAGACAGGCTCATGGTGAGAGTGTGAAGAAGGATGATGGATGTGCTGATGGAtcagaggagtgtgtgaggaggaagaagatggaggaggaggaggataatgatgatgaagatccTCTGCGGGGTTTAGTCCTCTCTCCTCACACTGTACTAGATGAAGCTCATCACACAGGCAGGTTAAAGTGCTCCACCTGCGGCTCCTCCCGCCTCCTCTACTGCTACACCTGCTGCTGCCTGGTGGGACTCAACCCTCAACTCATCCCCAACGTCAAG cttcCTGTAAAGATTGACATTATTAAACACCCGAATGAGACGGATGGGAAGAGCACCGCCGTTCACGCTAAACTCATCGCACCGGACCATGTTTCCATTTACACGTACCCCTGCATCCCtgagctgaacacacacaat gtgGTTCTGGTGTTTCCAGGTCCAGACTCCATGACGGTTCAGCAGTTGGCGGATTATATCAGTCAGAACAAGAGGAAAAGAGGAGCAGAGAGATCGGCTGAGGAGAGAGACACCAAGAAACCCAGGCTGGAGGAGATGATCGACAgctcacactcgcacacacactcgcgcacacacacgtcagAGAACACggaacacacacaggaagacaCCCGTCCGGTTCAGAGGGTCATCTTTATCGACAGCACCTGGAACCAGACCACTAAAATCATTTCAGACGAACGACTacaag ATTTGCCACGTGTGGAGCTGAAATCGAGGAAGACGTGTTTCTGGCGTCACCAGCGAGGATCTCCCGACACGTACTTAGCCACCATCGAGGCCATTTATTACTTCCTGAAGGATTTCCACATCCACTGTTTAGGGAGAGAGTACAGAGGAGAGTACGACAACCTGCTCTTCTTCTACACCTTTCTACACAAACTGATCCGAAAAGCCAAACAGGGCAGAGTGTGA
- the dtwd1 gene encoding tRNA-uridine aminocarboxypropyltransferase 1 isoform X1, which produces MSQTGQDRQAHGESVKKDDGCADGSEECVRRKKMEEEEDNDDEDPLRGLVLSPHTVLDEAHHTGRLKCSTCGSSRLLYCYTCCCLVGLNPQLIPNVKCVCVCVCVFQLPVKIDIIKHPNETDGKSTAVHAKLIAPDHVSIYTYPCIPELNTHNVVLVFPGPDSMTVQQLADYISQNKRKRGAERSAEERDTKKPRLEEMIDSSHSHTHSRTHTSENTEHTQEDTRPVQRVIFIDSTWNQTTKIISDERLQDLPRVELKSRKTCFWRHQRGSPDTYLATIEAIYYFLKDFHIHCLGREYRGEYDNLLFFYTFLHKLIRKAKQGRV; this is translated from the exons ATGTCTCAAACAGGACAGGACAGACAGGCTCATGGTGAGAGTGTGAAGAAGGATGATGGATGTGCTGATGGAtcagaggagtgtgtgaggaggaagaagatggaggaggaggaggataatgatgatgaagatccTCTGCGGGGTTTAGTCCTCTCTCCTCACACTGTACTAGATGAAGCTCATCACACAGGCAGGTTAAAGTGCTCCACCTGCGGCTCCTCCCGCCTCCTCTACTGCTACACCTGCTGCTGCCTGGTGGGACTCAACCCTCAACTCATCCCCAACGTCAAG tgtgtgtgcgtgtgtgtgtgtgtgtttcagcttcCTGTAAAGATTGACATTATTAAACACCCGAATGAGACGGATGGGAAGAGCACCGCCGTTCACGCTAAACTCATCGCACCGGACCATGTTTCCATTTACACGTACCCCTGCATCCCtgagctgaacacacacaat gtgGTTCTGGTGTTTCCAGGTCCAGACTCCATGACGGTTCAGCAGTTGGCGGATTATATCAGTCAGAACAAGAGGAAAAGAGGAGCAGAGAGATCGGCTGAGGAGAGAGACACCAAGAAACCCAGGCTGGAGGAGATGATCGACAgctcacactcgcacacacactcgcgcacacacacgtcagAGAACACggaacacacacaggaagacaCCCGTCCGGTTCAGAGGGTCATCTTTATCGACAGCACCTGGAACCAGACCACTAAAATCATTTCAGACGAACGACTacaag ATTTGCCACGTGTGGAGCTGAAATCGAGGAAGACGTGTTTCTGGCGTCACCAGCGAGGATCTCCCGACACGTACTTAGCCACCATCGAGGCCATTTATTACTTCCTGAAGGATTTCCACATCCACTGTTTAGGGAGAGAGTACAGAGGAGAGTACGACAACCTGCTCTTCTTCTACACCTTTCTACACAAACTGATCCGAAAAGCCAAACAGGGCAGAGTGTGA